Proteins encoded in a region of the Planococcus citri chromosome 1, ihPlaCitr1.1, whole genome shotgun sequence genome:
- the LOC135847376 gene encoding uncharacterized protein LOC135847376 isoform X1: MVYVHESILPRSAIFAGIFNLCFIVTLCAENQMLNAQQSAQQSTRNAVQNERRTNVPQNTLPPQIHRRMGDIADYGGGDIDPNDPPEHRDQHEPLKGYWKKKLTWKADWVKTYKLGKKQTWKPSWKQVWKPIWTQIKKQAWKDVQIPEWKKIFKPVWVPISVLAWKEIPVPRWKKYFKPIWAPVSVLQWKDVKVPNWKKVYRPIWQPVKRLAWKEYQVPAWKKIWIPGLVKVPVPGPKQLGTDHNGWEYIAHDMWKKKVVWRPHYKKVYVNKKKQVWVPDKKLVWKEEWKQVWKIAKRQVWVKDKKLVWKEAWKREWKKVRKQIWVDDKKLEWKGGWKQAWRTERKEFWIPERKLEWKEDWKQVWAADVKEIWIPGWKKIWKPVWISEWFPIQEDHHQRYDHDQDQHSNGWDHQDTMGTAARVKRQLNVTAGRICISKRGQIQSQITLQRCR, from the exons ATATTCgcaggaattttcaatttatgctTCATTGTAACGTTATGCGCGGAAAATCAAATGTTGAATGCACAACAGTCGGCTCAACAATCTACTCGTAATGCGGTTCAAAATGAACGCCGAACCAATGTCCCCCAAAACAC atTACCGCCACAAATACACAGAAGAATGGGAGACATCGCCGACTACGGTGGTGGCGACATCGACCCTAACGATCCCCCTGAACACCGCGATCAACACGAGCCGTTAAAAGGATACTGGAAAAAGAAGCTGACATGGAAGGCAGACTGGGTGAAAACATATAAGCTGGGCAAGAAACAAACATGGAAGCCGTCATGGAAACAGGTATGGAAGCCAATTTGGACACAGATCAAGAAGCAAGCATGGAAAGATGTCCAAATACCCGAAtggaagaaaatattcaaaccgGTATGGGTACCTATATCAGTTCTAGCATGGAAAGAAATCCCAGTACCACGCTGGAAGAAGTACTTCAAGCCAATCTGGGCTCCAGTCTCTGTGCTACAGTGGAAAGACGTCAAAGTGCCAAACTGGAAAAAAGTCTACAGGCCAATATGGCAGCCTGTCAAAAGGCTAGCCTGGAAAGAGTACCAAGTGCCGGCGTGGAAAAAGATCTGGATACCGGGCCTGGTCAAGGTCCCTGTTCCTGGACCTAAACAGCTGGGAACTGATCATAATGGCTGGGAATACATAGCACACGATATGTGGAAGAAAAAAGTCGTCTGGAGACCGCATTACAAGAAGGTATACGTCAACAAAAAGAAGCAGGTATGGGTACCTGACAAAAAGCTCGTCTGGAAAGAAGAATGGAAACAAGTTTGGAAAATCGCTAAGAGACAAGTATGGGTGAAGGATAAGAAACTAGTCTGGAAAGAAGCCTGGAAACGAGAATGGAAAAAGGTCAGGAAACAAATATGGGTTGATGATAAGAAATTGGAATGGAAAGGAGGCTGGAAACAGGCTTGGAGGACTGAGAGGAAAGAGTTCTGGATTCCGGAAAGGAAATTAGAATGGAAAGAAGATTGGAAACAGGTTTGGGCGGCAGATGTGAAGGAAATTTGGATACCAGGGTGGAAGAAAATATGGAAGCCGGTGTGGATATCCGAATGGTTCCCAATTCAAGAAGATCACCATCAGCGTTATGACCATGACCAAGACCAACATAGCAATGGTTGGGATCATCAAGATACTATGGGTACTGCTGCCAGAGTGAAACGTCAGCTGAATGTTACTGCTGGACGTATATGTATTTCTAAAAGGGGTCAAATTCAATCACAGATAACACTGCAACGATGtcgatga
- the LOC135847376 gene encoding uncharacterized protein LOC135847376 isoform X2 — translation MRRLTIFAGIFNLCFIVTLCAENQMLNAQQSAQQSTRNAVQNERRTNVPQNTLPPQIHRRMGDIADYGGGDIDPNDPPEHRDQHEPLKGYWKKKLTWKADWVKTYKLGKKQTWKPSWKQVWKPIWTQIKKQAWKDVQIPEWKKIFKPVWVPISVLAWKEIPVPRWKKYFKPIWAPVSVLQWKDVKVPNWKKVYRPIWQPVKRLAWKEYQVPAWKKIWIPGLVKVPVPGPKQLGTDHNGWEYIAHDMWKKKVVWRPHYKKVYVNKKKQVWVPDKKLVWKEEWKQVWKIAKRQVWVKDKKLVWKEAWKREWKKVRKQIWVDDKKLEWKGGWKQAWRTERKEFWIPERKLEWKEDWKQVWAADVKEIWIPGWKKIWKPVWISEWFPIQEDHHQRYDHDQDQHSNGWDHQDTMGTAARVKRQLNVTAGRICISKRGQIQSQITLQRCR, via the exons ATATTCgcaggaattttcaatttatgctTCATTGTAACGTTATGCGCGGAAAATCAAATGTTGAATGCACAACAGTCGGCTCAACAATCTACTCGTAATGCGGTTCAAAATGAACGCCGAACCAATGTCCCCCAAAACAC atTACCGCCACAAATACACAGAAGAATGGGAGACATCGCCGACTACGGTGGTGGCGACATCGACCCTAACGATCCCCCTGAACACCGCGATCAACACGAGCCGTTAAAAGGATACTGGAAAAAGAAGCTGACATGGAAGGCAGACTGGGTGAAAACATATAAGCTGGGCAAGAAACAAACATGGAAGCCGTCATGGAAACAGGTATGGAAGCCAATTTGGACACAGATCAAGAAGCAAGCATGGAAAGATGTCCAAATACCCGAAtggaagaaaatattcaaaccgGTATGGGTACCTATATCAGTTCTAGCATGGAAAGAAATCCCAGTACCACGCTGGAAGAAGTACTTCAAGCCAATCTGGGCTCCAGTCTCTGTGCTACAGTGGAAAGACGTCAAAGTGCCAAACTGGAAAAAAGTCTACAGGCCAATATGGCAGCCTGTCAAAAGGCTAGCCTGGAAAGAGTACCAAGTGCCGGCGTGGAAAAAGATCTGGATACCGGGCCTGGTCAAGGTCCCTGTTCCTGGACCTAAACAGCTGGGAACTGATCATAATGGCTGGGAATACATAGCACACGATATGTGGAAGAAAAAAGTCGTCTGGAGACCGCATTACAAGAAGGTATACGTCAACAAAAAGAAGCAGGTATGGGTACCTGACAAAAAGCTCGTCTGGAAAGAAGAATGGAAACAAGTTTGGAAAATCGCTAAGAGACAAGTATGGGTGAAGGATAAGAAACTAGTCTGGAAAGAAGCCTGGAAACGAGAATGGAAAAAGGTCAGGAAACAAATATGGGTTGATGATAAGAAATTGGAATGGAAAGGAGGCTGGAAACAGGCTTGGAGGACTGAGAGGAAAGAGTTCTGGATTCCGGAAAGGAAATTAGAATGGAAAGAAGATTGGAAACAGGTTTGGGCGGCAGATGTGAAGGAAATTTGGATACCAGGGTGGAAGAAAATATGGAAGCCGGTGTGGATATCCGAATGGTTCCCAATTCAAGAAGATCACCATCAGCGTTATGACCATGACCAAGACCAACATAGCAATGGTTGGGATCATCAAGATACTATGGGTACTGCTGCCAGAGTGAAACGTCAGCTGAATGTTACTGCTGGACGTATATGTATTTCTAAAAGGGGTCAAATTCAATCACAGATAACACTGCAACGATGtcgatga
- the LOC135847365 gene encoding dnaJ homolog subfamily C member 16-like gives MKPVTVWALFIIFIVTSYVESYGILHKILKVSEDATVEEMRLEFHKLLRQWYKASKSFSSESEILHLKIVQAYKELKTDMDMDFRDKHLLTSDYYRATIQNLDMDVLHGISVPLRLYNTELMQNSNKSLHLVLFYTVNSSSTRVIHEWFNLLEILTPLGVVMVTINLDKESFEDSKNIIGEYPTSFPYLLLLVDGVAIPYDSEFYDFLIMDFIRKNLPTDLMQIISDKSANKFLNSWHTDNKVRALLFQQSLPVRLQYLLIAFLHRNSVLFGFIDMSNDNTIEIRQKMNASRIFDTLLLFKENQEIPCKKLSLPVIPAKVLNNTLFENSFLTLPRITSQEMFDTICPINSQYSKIQASLCIILVIENSLHGREFDPKTVFRRFIEEYSRHFKEVSFMYVYNDYQPGFVLPIEDEFTKNLGNAPHVIALKRIDKDHVKYMLLMNGHSNWEDYENMKERLKLSIEEVIDGKQSLLLDTFKLNEFINEKPPGLIYRIMHRLQMYINKITLENFLPYVIFVVTVIYFVAYFSTHWRKIRWTEMNLKWFDVLLLSMNNLMGPPEEEKYKRSFELKKRVPNCHKKDGLSPEVFLKNGKCITTSRELRLHELKAETYNGMVRLLKPGCRTIILMFDRVRADLLVSQFYKAVWPYRKNKNLLFGYANMEKKASLEWYSELVKACLPEQQEIEINPYFCAGTVLALSGMRKYFCLYHIKHPGILPSKEKAENFVNISTKFTTYTDEELLKGLREWLDKLFDGSGSVIRYRVNHWPEFKIL, from the exons ATGAAACCAGTAACCGTTTGGGCtttatttataatatttattGTAACTAGTTATGTCGAAAGTTATGGTATTTTACACAAAATTCTAAAAGTTAGCGAAGATGCTACCGTCGAAGAGATGCGTTTAGAATTCCATAAATTACTCAGACAATG GTATAAAGCCAGCAAATCGTTTAGTTCGGAATCGGAAATATTACATCTGAAAATAGTTCAAGCTTATAAA GAACTGAAAACCGATATGGATATGGACTTTCGTGATAAACATTTACTGACGTCTGATTATTATAGAGCTACGATACAAAATTTGGATATGGATGTGCTTCATGGTATATCTGTTCCTTTGAG ATTATACAACACAGAATTGATGCAGAACAGTAATAAAAGTCTTcatttggttttattttatacCGTTAATTCCTCCAGTACTCGAGTAATACACGAATGGTTCAATCTATTGGAAATTCTTACACCATTGG GTGTTGTGATGGTGACCATAAATCTGGATAAAGAAAGTTTCGAAGATTCTAAAAATATCATAGGAGAGTATCCTACTTCTTTCCCATACCTTTTATTGCTAGTTGATGGCGTAGCCATTCCTTATGATAGTGAATTCTATGATTTTCTGATAATGG attttattcgCAAGAATCTACCTACCGATTTAATGCAAATAATTTCCGATAAATCTGCGAATAAATTCCTCAATTCGTGGCATACCGATAATAAAGTCAGAGCGTTATTATTTCAACAATCATTACCAGTTAGGTTACAGTATCTTCTGATTGCTTTCCTTCATCGCAATAGTGTGTTGTTCGG ATTTATCGATATGTCAAATGATAACACGATAGAGATACGACAGAAAATGAACGCGTCACGTATTTTTGATACGTTActattatttaaagaaaatcaagaaataCCTTGTAAAAAGCTCAGCTTACCTGTAATACCTGCAAAAGTTCTGAATAATACTCTATTTGAAAACAGTTTCTTGACATTGCCTCGAATCACTTCGCAG GAAATGTTCGATACCATTTGCCCGATAAATTCGCAATATTCCAAAATCCAAGCCTCGCTGTGTATAATTCTAGTCATTGAAAATTCCTTGCATGGCCGCGAATTCGACCCAAAAACCGTATTTCGAAGATTCATCGAAGAATATTCTCGTCATTTTAAAGAAGTCTCGTTTATGTACGTTTATAACGATTACCAACCAGGATTCGTTTTACCGATAGAAG acgagtttacgaaaaatttaggCAATGCGCCTCATGTTATCGCGTTGAAGAGAATCGATAAAGATCACGTGAAATATATGTTGCTGATGAACGGTCATAGTAATTGGGAAGATTATGAAAATATGAAG GAACGTCTAAAGCTTTCCATCGAAGAAGTTATCGACGGAAAACAGTCATTGCTATTGGATACGTTTAAATTGAACGAATTCATCAACGAAAAGCCACCCGGATTGATATACAGAATTATGCACAGACTGCaaatgtacataaataaaatCACGTTGGAAAATTTCCTCCCTTATGTGATATTCGTCGTTACAGTAATTTATTTCGTGGCTTATTTCTCGACCCATTGGCGTAAAATCCGATGGActgaaatgaacttgaaatg GTTCGATGTATTATTACTGAGTATGAATAACTTGATGGGACCGcccgaagaagaaaaatacaaaagaagtttcgaattgaaaaaacgtgttccaaattgtcacaaaaaagATGGGCTATCGCCAGAAGTGTTCTTGAAAAATGGTAAATGCATAACTACTAGTCGCGAGCTTCGTTTACACGAGCTGAAAGCTGAAACCTATAACGGTATGGTGAGATTACTCAAGCCAGGATGTCGCACCATAATATTGATGTTTGATCGTGTTCGAGCTGATTTATTAGTATCGCAGTTTTATAAAGCTGTGTGGCCGTATCGCAA GAATAAAAATTTACTATTCGGATACGCGAATATGGAGAAGAAAGCTTCGCTGGAATGGTATTCAGAATTAGTCAAGGCTTGTCTTCCAGAGCagcaagaaattgaaattaatccaTATTTTTGTGCCGGAACTGTACTAGCGTTATCTGGAATGAGAAAGTATTTCTGCCTGTATCATATAAAACATCCGGGCATTTTGCCTAGTAAA GAAAAAGCTGAGAATTTTGTTAATATATCTACAAAATTCACCACCTACACGGACGAAGAGCTATTAAAAGGTTTACGAGAATGGCTGGATAAATTATTCGACGGATCGGGCTCCGTTATCCGTTATCGTGTCAACCATTGGCcggaattcaaaattctataa
- the LOC135847369 gene encoding transmembrane protein 47-like, which yields MSTNGNGAIAQVIALVCGLIVIVLMIITLTSSDWLIAEGWRQGLFSHCIGENAPTPLPFNVQERNPECYPARDEGYIRTSAALCIVTLVTDTVATFLTALGLRSNDYRTKFKFYRFAVYVMALALTSLLVALILYPVSFRAELNLGNRTVWEFGCAYGVGWGAAIFLFGAITLLLCDKESEEIYYKERKVMST from the exons ATGTCGACAAATGGTAATGGCGCCATCGCCCAG GTTATAGCGTTAGTATGCGGTTTAATAGTCATCGTGTTGATGATTATAACATTGACATCGAGCGATTGGTTGATAGCTGAAGGATGGCGCCAAGGATTATTTTCCCATTGTATTGGAGAAAATGCTCCCACACCTCTTCCATTTAATGTTCAAGAACGTAATCCGGAATGCTATCCTGCCAGAGATGAAG GATACATTCGTACCTCAGCTGCATTATGTATTGTTACTTTAGTCACTGACACAGTGGCCACATTCTTGACTGCCCTTGGTTTACGAAGCAATGACTACAggacaaaattcaaattttatcggTTCGCTGTCTATGTTATGGCATTAGCAC TGACCTCGTTATTGGTAGCTTTAATCTTATATCCAGTCTCTTTCAGAGCAGaattaaatttag gCAACAGAACAGTTTGGGAATTCGGCTGCGCCTACGGCGTTGGTTGGGGAGCAGCTATCTTCTTATTCGGCGCAATTACGTTATTATTATGCGATAAAGAATCCGAAGAAATTTATTATAAAGAAAGAAAGGTGATGTCCACCTAG